A window of the Polaribacter batillariae genome harbors these coding sequences:
- a CDS encoding T9SS type A sorting domain-containing protein: MKKKYLLAFILTLYFGLLSFGQGKETFDNSNATGSYTDNSFVGENSITWTYVASRNANNDLNKSGISLPALMLRRSSDSKITSSTISGGIGNFSVKLYKGFTGAGNRQVELFVNGVSKGTSTPFDDFEEHVFTVTGINITGDVIIEIKNTTSKQVIIDDITWTAPSSDPTILVGNAVTGLNYFEGNGPSTEKGFTVEGANLTADITITAPTNFEVSTTSGSGFAPTATLTQNSGTVASTNIYVRLKAGLAVDTYSGEVTVSSTGAPDKTVALSGEISPADPQFSFRAFLNDFNTIISTGNPSEEQTFTVEGLFLTNDLIVAAPANYEVSLTTGTGFSAAVNIAPVSGSIAETNVYVRLKSGLSAGKYTGNITLSSTGVADQTIAVSGNAFGEVTKSMIITGVYDGPLSGGTPKGVELYVFKDIADLSLFGVSSVSNGAGSTAGNVEFSFPAGAVTAGTFIYVATEDANFNTFFGMMPTYTTGSVAINGDDAIELYENGQIIDVFGDVNTDGSGEAWDYLDGWAYRNANSQPGGTAFTPSEWTFSGTNVFDGKAKNSDADSPFPLATYTGTLLIKNNRIEGFKAYPNPITSNQFTITSSNSSKKEVAIFNVLGKNVLSSSFTGTKSTLNVSSISSGIYILKVTEEGKTATKKLVIR, translated from the coding sequence ATGAAAAAAAAATACTTACTCGCTTTTATTTTAACACTTTACTTTGGTCTTTTGTCTTTTGGCCAAGGAAAAGAAACTTTCGATAACTCTAATGCAACAGGTAGTTACACAGACAATAGTTTTGTTGGAGAAAATTCGATTACTTGGACTTATGTAGCGTCTAGAAATGCAAATAACGACCTTAATAAATCAGGAATATCTTTACCTGCCTTAATGCTAAGAAGGTCTTCTGATAGTAAAATAACCTCTAGCACCATTTCTGGTGGAATAGGAAATTTTTCTGTTAAACTATACAAAGGTTTTACTGGAGCTGGAAACAGACAAGTAGAACTTTTTGTTAATGGCGTTTCTAAAGGAACATCTACTCCTTTCGATGATTTCGAAGAACATGTATTTACAGTTACTGGAATAAATATAACAGGAGATGTTATTATTGAAATAAAAAATACAACTTCAAAACAAGTTATTATTGACGATATCACTTGGACAGCTCCAAGTTCTGACCCAACAATTTTAGTTGGAAACGCAGTTACAGGTTTAAATTATTTCGAAGGAAATGGTCCATCCACAGAAAAAGGTTTTACTGTTGAAGGCGCTAATTTAACTGCAGACATAACAATAACAGCTCCAACAAATTTCGAAGTTTCTACAACTTCTGGAAGCGGTTTTGCACCTACAGCAACTTTAACTCAAAATTCTGGTACTGTGGCATCAACAAACATTTATGTACGTTTAAAAGCAGGCTTAGCTGTTGATACATATTCTGGAGAAGTAACCGTTTCTTCTACAGGAGCTCCAGATAAAACTGTTGCTTTATCTGGAGAAATAAGTCCTGCAGATCCTCAATTTTCGTTTAGAGCATTTTTAAACGACTTTAATACTATAATTAGTACAGGAAATCCTTCTGAAGAACAAACTTTTACAGTAGAAGGGCTGTTTTTAACAAACGATCTTATTGTTGCAGCACCTGCAAATTACGAAGTATCTCTTACAACAGGAACTGGATTTAGTGCAGCAGTAAATATTGCACCCGTTTCTGGAAGTATAGCAGAAACAAATGTATATGTTCGTTTAAAATCTGGTTTATCTGCTGGAAAATATACAGGTAATATTACACTTTCTTCTACAGGAGTTGCAGACCAAACAATTGCTGTAAGCGGTAATGCTTTCGGAGAAGTTACAAAAAGTATGATAATTACAGGAGTTTACGACGGTCCGTTATCTGGAGGAACTCCCAAAGGAGTAGAACTATACGTTTTTAAAGACATTGCCGATTTAAGTTTATTTGGTGTGAGTTCTGTAAGTAATGGAGCTGGTTCTACTGCTGGAAATGTTGAATTTTCTTTTCCTGCTGGAGCTGTAACTGCCGGAACTTTTATTTATGTAGCTACAGAAGATGCAAACTTTAATACATTTTTTGGAATGATGCCTACTTATACAACAGGTTCTGTTGCTATTAATGGTGATGATGCCATAGAATTATATGAAAATGGACAAATAATTGATGTCTTCGGAGATGTAAATACAGATGGTTCTGGAGAAGCCTGGGACTATTTAGATGGCTGGGCGTATAGAAATGCAAATTCGCAACCAGGAGGTACAGCTTTTACACCATCTGAATGGACTTTTAGTGGAACAAATGTTTTTGATGGAAAAGCAAAAAATAGCGATGCAGATTCTCCATTTCCATTAGCTACCTATACTGGAACGCTACTTATTAAAAATAATAGAATAGAAGGCTTTAAAGCATACCCAAACCCAATTACAAGTAACCAGTTTACAATTACTTCTAGCAATTCAAGTAAAAAAGAAGTTGCTATTTTTAATGTTTTAGGTAAAAATGTACTATCATCTAGCTTTACAGGAACAAAATCTACTTTAAATGTTTCTTCAATTAGCTCGGGAATTTATATTTTAAAAGTTACTGAAGAAGGTAAAACAGCCACTAAAAAATTAGTAATTAGATAG
- a CDS encoding glycosyltransferase — protein MSSKKNILILSPFFYPELISTGKFNTDLARELAKQGHNITILCFHPFYPNWKTKKSEDFINNIKIIRGGKNIKYPKKQFLRRMVLEFSFSFFLLRKLGKHQKNKDIVIPVFPPSFGFYASLLFLNKKLKKVGMVHDLQEVYSKNKTGVLNKIIHSLIHKIEKKCYKNCDKLIFLSTEMKVKAKELYNLNEKNLEVQYPFINLKKTISNSLGNILNKQTTNIVYSGALGEKQNPYELYNFFDFASRKISNSQFYFFSQGIIFDTLKSKNKNSQINFHNLVNIEHLEELYMRSTVQIVPQKENTSKGSLPSKLPNLLVSGCKVLVITDKNSEIEKVFKSNGLSQISNSWSYQKLLNSLNLLLEKDTDVTHQKNVAKKLFTIEEMILKVLR, from the coding sequence ATGAGTAGTAAAAAGAATATTCTAATATTATCCCCTTTTTTTTATCCAGAGTTAATATCTACAGGTAAATTTAATACGGATTTAGCAAGAGAATTAGCAAAACAAGGCCATAATATAACAATACTATGCTTTCATCCTTTTTACCCAAATTGGAAAACAAAAAAAAGTGAAGATTTTATAAATAATATAAAAATAATTAGAGGAGGTAAAAATATAAAATATCCAAAGAAACAGTTTTTAAGAAGAATGGTTTTAGAATTTAGTTTTTCTTTTTTTCTTTTAAGAAAATTAGGAAAACATCAAAAGAATAAAGACATAGTTATTCCTGTATTTCCACCAAGTTTTGGCTTTTATGCTTCTTTACTTTTTTTAAATAAAAAGTTAAAAAAAGTAGGAATGGTACATGATTTACAAGAAGTGTATTCTAAAAATAAAACTGGTGTATTAAATAAAATAATACATTCATTAATTCATAAAATTGAAAAGAAATGTTATAAAAATTGCGATAAACTAATTTTTTTATCTACTGAAATGAAAGTTAAAGCAAAAGAACTTTATAATTTAAATGAGAAAAACTTAGAAGTTCAATATCCTTTTATAAATTTAAAAAAAACGATATCAAATTCTTTAGGAAACATACTTAATAAGCAAACTACGAATATTGTTTATTCAGGAGCATTAGGGGAAAAACAAAATCCTTATGAATTATATAATTTTTTTGATTTTGCTTCACGTAAAATTAGTAATTCACAATTTTACTTTTTCTCACAAGGCATTATTTTCGATACATTAAAAAGTAAAAATAAAAACTCCCAAATAAACTTCCATAATTTAGTTAATATAGAACATTTAGAAGAGTTATACATGAGAAGTACAGTACAAATTGTACCTCAAAAAGAGAATACTTCAAAAGGATCTTTACCTTCTAAACTTCCTAATTTGTTAGTTTCTGGATGTAAAGTTCTTGTTATTACAGATAAAAATAGTGAAATAGAAAAAGTATTTAAGTCTAATGGATTAAGTCAAATTTCCAACTCTTGGTCTTACCAAAAACTACTTAACTCATTAAATCTTTTATTAGAAAAAGATACAGATGTAACGCATCAAAAGAATGTTGCAAAAAAATTATTTACAATTGAAGAAATGATTCTTAAAGTTTTACGTTAA
- a CDS encoding sensor histidine kinase — protein sequence MKFKRTYSYALWSAAYLTLLSVIIATISYFAIVKHLGIGAIIISIVVLFIISFFIIQFRAEHFIYRRLKKIYEDVSILDVKDLRRDSVTTDIDKLSKRMQKFVEGKRMEIKNLTERDSFRRDFLGNVAHELKTPLFTVQGYILTLLEGAGNDKEIRKKYLERANKGVERLVAVTKDLDMIAKLETDGLKINFEVFNILELIQNVFDLFEMKAKKRNITLKFDRVYEFPVFVRADIEKIEQVLINLVVNSIKYGKPNGTTVIAIDSYNQSKFIVRVADNGEGIKQKHLSRLFERFYRVDQSRSREQGGSGLGLSIVKHIIEAHNQTIFLKSTYGEGSEFSFTMEKAK from the coding sequence ATGAAATTTAAAAGAACTTACTCTTACGCACTTTGGTCTGCAGCATATTTAACATTGCTTTCTGTAATTATTGCTACAATTTCTTACTTTGCTATTGTTAAGCATTTAGGAATAGGAGCCATAATAATTTCTATTGTTGTGCTTTTTATAATTTCTTTTTTTATCATTCAATTTAGAGCAGAACACTTTATTTACAGACGTTTAAAGAAAATTTACGAAGATGTTTCTATCTTAGACGTAAAAGATTTACGAAGAGATTCTGTAACCACAGATATAGACAAGCTTTCTAAAAGAATGCAAAAATTTGTAGAGGGCAAGCGAATGGAAATTAAAAACTTAACAGAAAGAGATTCTTTTCGAAGAGACTTCTTAGGCAACGTTGCTCACGAATTAAAAACCCCACTTTTTACGGTACAAGGCTATATTTTAACACTTTTAGAAGGCGCAGGAAATGACAAAGAAATAAGAAAAAAATATTTAGAAAGAGCCAACAAAGGTGTCGAAAGATTGGTTGCTGTAACCAAAGATTTAGACATGATTGCCAAACTAGAAACCGATGGCTTAAAAATAAATTTCGAGGTTTTTAATATTTTAGAATTGATACAAAATGTATTCGATTTATTCGAAATGAAAGCCAAAAAGAGAAATATTACGCTAAAATTTGATCGTGTTTACGAATTTCCTGTTTTTGTAAGAGCAGATATAGAAAAAATAGAGCAAGTATTAATTAACTTGGTGGTAAACTCTATAAAATACGGCAAACCAAATGGAACTACTGTTATTGCTATCGATAGCTATAACCAAAGTAAATTTATCGTTAGAGTTGCAGATAATGGCGAAGGAATTAAACAAAAACACTTGTCTCGTTTATTCGAACGTTTTTACAGAGTAGATCAAAGTAGATCTCGTGAACAAGGAGGTTCTGGCTTAGGTTTATCGATCGTAAAGCATATTATAGAAGCCCACAACCAAACCATCTTTTTAAAAAGTACTTATGGTGAAGGATCAGAGTTTTCTTTTACGATGGAAAAGGCAAAATAA
- a CDS encoding response regulator transcription factor, with protein MNNSDIKILLVDDEPDIIEIVGYNLRNEGYQVFTANNGQEAIKSAKKNTPHLILLDIMMPEMDGIEACEKIRKISSLENVLISFLTARGEDYSQVAGFEAGADDYITKPIKPKVLVSKVKSLLRRLKTEKESEETFKIGDIVIDREEYVVYKAGTKISLPRKEFELFSLLTSKPGKVFKREVILDTVWGNEVVVGGRTIDVHIRKLREKIGDNHFKTVKGVGYKFVLEGADK; from the coding sequence ATGAATAATAGCGATATTAAAATTTTATTGGTAGATGACGAACCAGATATCATAGAAATAGTTGGTTATAACCTTAGAAACGAAGGTTACCAAGTTTTTACAGCAAATAACGGCCAAGAAGCCATAAAATCGGCCAAAAAAAACACTCCTCATTTGATTTTGTTAGATATAATGATGCCAGAAATGGATGGTATTGAGGCCTGTGAAAAAATTAGAAAAATTAGTTCTTTAGAAAATGTGCTAATTTCTTTTTTAACAGCAAGAGGAGAAGATTATTCGCAAGTTGCTGGTTTTGAGGCTGGTGCAGACGATTACATTACCAAGCCAATTAAACCCAAAGTATTGGTTAGCAAAGTAAAATCTTTACTTAGAAGACTTAAAACCGAAAAAGAAAGCGAAGAAACTTTTAAAATTGGCGATATTGTTATAGATAGAGAAGAATATGTGGTTTACAAAGCAGGTACTAAAATTTCGTTGCCAAGAAAAGAATTCGAGCTTTTTTCTTTGTTAACTTCTAAGCCAGGAAAGGTTTTTAAACGAGAAGTAATTTTAGATACGGTTTGGGGAAATGAAGTTGTAGTAGGTGGTAGAACAATAGATGTTCATATTAGAAAACTTCGCGAAAAAATTGGCGACAATCATTTTAAAACTGTAAAAGGCGTTGGCTATAAATTTGTTTTAGAAGGGGCAGATAAATAA
- a CDS encoding IS982 family transposase: MIIYSKITEIFCLVDEFCKEYDQIVSKHLLGNPSKRPSVMSNSEVITITILFQLSGFRTFKHFYVYYLQKHMQDDFPATVSYNRFTELMQQNLMPMTLFLKTCCLGNSTGISFVDSTPVRVCSPKRIKNNKVFKGIATTGKSTIGWFHGFKLHIVINDKGEILNFCITQANVDDRTPLKKKSFLDKIYGKLYADKGYVGKDLMQLLFADGLHLITHIKNNMKNSLMTMSDKILLRKRSVIETVNDELKNICQIEHSRHRSFTNFLSNIIAGLIAYSFLPKKPAIKYQTVKSNQLTIY; the protein is encoded by the coding sequence ATGATAATCTACTCTAAAATTACTGAAATTTTCTGTCTTGTTGATGAATTTTGTAAAGAATATGACCAAATAGTCAGTAAACACCTTTTAGGCAATCCATCAAAACGTCCCAGTGTTATGTCAAATAGCGAGGTAATTACCATTACCATTTTGTTTCAGCTTAGTGGTTTTAGGACCTTTAAACACTTTTACGTGTATTACTTGCAAAAGCATATGCAAGATGATTTCCCAGCTACAGTTTCATACAATAGATTTACAGAACTCATGCAGCAAAACCTCATGCCAATGACTTTATTTTTAAAGACATGTTGTTTAGGTAATTCTACGGGTATTTCTTTTGTAGATTCTACACCTGTTAGAGTTTGCAGCCCCAAACGAATTAAGAATAATAAAGTATTTAAAGGCATTGCAACCACTGGAAAATCCACTATAGGATGGTTCCATGGCTTTAAATTGCATATCGTTATAAATGATAAAGGTGAAATCCTAAACTTCTGCATAACCCAAGCTAATGTTGATGATAGAACGCCATTAAAAAAGAAGTCTTTTTTAGATAAAATTTATGGTAAGTTATATGCGGACAAAGGTTATGTTGGAAAAGATTTAATGCAGTTACTTTTTGCTGATGGATTGCATTTAATTACTCATATTAAAAACAATATGAAGAATTCTTTAATGACAATGAGTGATAAAATTTTACTGCGTAAACGCTCTGTTATTGAAACCGTAAATGACGAACTCAAAAATATTTGTCAAATTGAACATTCTAGACATAGAAGTTTTACTAATTTCTTGTCAAACATAATCGCAGGTCTTATTGCATATAGCTTTTTACCAAAAAAACCTGCTATAAAATATCAGACTGTAAAGTCTAATCAGTTGACAATTTATTAA
- a CDS encoding exopolysaccharide biosynthesis polyprenyl glycosylphosphotransferase, producing MKKRYSHYIRPLQIILDVFLIFFVVFVIKDKDYLNISFLSYITLFWLITSYFFGFYKVYRHTSALRIFTLLGKQFLIFTLGYFAYFGIFREGEVVNNQFLILSTILLTITIIKLSSFLILKKYRSLGNNFRTTIVLGYDDSAKKVIKIFNSKANLGYRYLGFFSDKEHKQSNYLGKLKTVFKYVEENNVDEIYCSLTVLNSKQIKEINKFVLEKGILLKLIPNSNELYSKNQTVEFYDDTLMVLNVKKLPFEFAENFYIKRVFDIFFSLFICIFLLSWLMPILWILVKIESKGPLIFKQKREGINGDEFVCYKFRSMKINDLSDKVHATKNDVRVTKIGMFLRKTSMDELPQFINVLLGDMSVVGPRPHLESLSLEYQKDVDDYLKRHIVKPGITGLAQVSGYRGEIKKKSDIKNRIRLDIFI from the coding sequence TTGAAGAAAAGGTACTCTCACTACATACGTCCATTACAAATTATATTAGATGTTTTTTTAATATTTTTTGTTGTATTTGTTATTAAAGATAAAGATTATTTAAACATATCTTTTTTATCTTACATTACTTTATTTTGGTTAATTACCTCTTATTTCTTTGGTTTTTATAAAGTTTATAGACACACAAGTGCTCTTAGAATTTTTACCCTTTTAGGAAAACAATTTTTAATTTTTACGTTAGGATATTTTGCTTATTTCGGTATTTTTAGAGAAGGAGAAGTTGTTAATAATCAATTTTTAATTCTATCTACAATTCTTTTAACCATAACAATAATAAAACTTTCTAGTTTTCTAATTTTAAAAAAATATAGATCTTTAGGTAATAATTTTAGAACAACAATTGTTTTAGGTTATGATGATTCTGCCAAAAAAGTAATTAAAATATTTAATAGTAAAGCAAATTTAGGATATAGATACTTAGGGTTTTTTTCTGATAAAGAACATAAACAGTCTAATTATTTAGGAAAATTAAAAACTGTTTTTAAATATGTAGAAGAAAATAATGTAGATGAAATTTATTGTTCGTTAACAGTTTTAAATAGTAAACAAATTAAAGAAATTAATAAATTTGTTTTAGAAAAAGGCATTCTATTAAAATTGATACCAAACTCAAATGAATTGTATAGTAAAAATCAAACTGTAGAGTTTTACGACGATACATTAATGGTTTTAAATGTAAAAAAATTACCATTTGAGTTTGCTGAGAATTTTTATATTAAGAGGGTTTTTGATATATTTTTTTCACTTTTTATTTGCATTTTTTTACTTTCTTGGTTAATGCCAATTCTTTGGATTCTAGTTAAAATAGAATCTAAAGGACCCTTAATATTTAAACAAAAAAGAGAAGGCATTAATGGAGATGAATTTGTTTGTTATAAATTTAGATCCATGAAAATAAACGATTTATCAGACAAAGTTCATGCCACAAAAAATGATGTTAGAGTAACCAAAATCGGGATGTTTCTAAGAAAAACAAGTATGGATGAATTACCTCAATTTATCAATGTTTTATTAGGCGATATGAGTGTAGTTGGGCCAAGGCCACACTTAGAAAGTTTATCTTTAGAATATCAAAAAGATGTGGACGATTATTTAAAAAGACATATTGTAAAACCCGGTATTACAGGTTTAGCACAAGTTTCTGGGTATAGAGGAGAGATTAAAAAAAAATCTGATATTAAAAACAGAATTAGACTTGATATTTTTATATAG
- the purD gene encoding phosphoribosylamine--glycine ligase: protein MNILILGSGGREHAFALKLSESNKVNQLFVAPGNAGTHKIATNININPTDFKAVKETVLKNDIKMVVVGPEAPLVNGVHDFFLSDSELKNIPVIGPKKDGALLEGSKDFSKQFMQKHGIPTAKYKSFTKDNLEEGYAFLETLQAPYVLKADGLAAGKGVLILFSLEEAKAELKEMLTNQKFGEASSTVVIEEFLKGIELSVFVLTDGKNYKILPSAKDYKRIGEGDTGLNTGGMGAISPVPFADDAFLDKVEELVVKPTINGLQKDGIDYRGFIFIGLMNDNGNPSVVEYNVRMGDPETEVVLPRIESDLFDLFDGVANQNLEEKLFQVTPKTATTVMLVSGGYPESYEKNKEITGLENVKESTIFHAGTTLKDHKIVTSGGRVMAITSFANSIEEALEKSYRSIEEIRFDKMNFRKDIGFDLV from the coding sequence ATGAACATTCTTATATTAGGCTCAGGAGGTAGAGAACATGCATTTGCATTAAAATTATCGGAAAGTAATAAAGTAAATCAACTTTTTGTAGCACCAGGAAATGCTGGTACTCACAAAATTGCAACCAATATTAATATAAATCCAACAGATTTTAAAGCTGTAAAAGAAACCGTTTTAAAAAATGATATAAAAATGGTGGTTGTTGGTCCTGAAGCTCCTTTAGTAAACGGTGTTCACGATTTTTTTCTTTCAGATAGTGAGCTAAAAAATATTCCAGTAATTGGCCCTAAAAAAGATGGAGCATTGTTAGAAGGTAGTAAAGATTTCTCGAAGCAATTCATGCAAAAACATGGCATTCCAACTGCAAAATACAAATCATTTACAAAAGATAATTTAGAAGAAGGTTATGCTTTTTTAGAAACTTTACAAGCACCTTACGTTTTAAAAGCAGATGGTTTAGCAGCAGGTAAAGGAGTTTTAATTTTGTTTTCTTTAGAAGAAGCAAAAGCAGAACTAAAAGAAATGCTTACCAACCAAAAATTCGGAGAAGCTTCATCAACCGTGGTAATTGAAGAATTTTTAAAAGGAATCGAATTGTCGGTTTTTGTATTAACAGATGGTAAAAACTATAAAATTTTACCTTCAGCAAAAGATTATAAAAGAATTGGAGAAGGTGATACTGGTTTAAATACAGGTGGAATGGGAGCCATTTCTCCAGTACCTTTTGCAGACGATGCTTTTTTAGATAAAGTTGAAGAATTGGTGGTAAAACCAACCATAAATGGGTTACAAAAAGATGGAATCGATTACAGAGGTTTTATTTTTATTGGTTTAATGAACGACAATGGAAATCCATCAGTAGTAGAGTACAATGTTCGAATGGGAGATCCAGAAACAGAAGTTGTTTTACCAAGAATAGAATCCGATTTATTTGATTTGTTTGATGGTGTTGCCAACCAAAATTTAGAGGAGAAGTTGTTTCAAGTAACCCCAAAAACGGCCACTACAGTAATGTTGGTTTCTGGTGGATATCCAGAAAGTTACGAAAAAAACAAAGAAATTACGGGCTTAGAAAACGTAAAAGAATCTACCATTTTTCATGCAGGAACCACTTTAAAAGACCACAAAATCGTTACAAGTGGAGGTAGAGTAATGGCAATTACCTCTTTTGCAAATTCTATTGAAGAAGCGTTAGAAAAATCGTATAGAAGTATTGAAGAAATTCGTTTCGATAAAATGAATTTTAGAAAAGATATTGGTTTCGATTTGGTTTAG
- a CDS encoding glycosyltransferase, protein MNKETIVSATIVLFKEEISTLKETVACFLKTSIEKKLFLIDNNPTNRLEKEFNHSDLEYIFTGKNIGFGAAHNIVLNKINSQFHLILNPDVEFNATVIPLLIDELGKQNSVSFITPKIIYPNYQMQYVCRKHPTIFDLINRKIKISKNQNIKNQYKNLDLEKTFYPEFIHGCFMLFKTEEFKNLNGFDERYFLYMEDADICRRIEKNNKKIQYYPKVKVIHQHQQGSSKNIKLFFRHISSAIKYFLKWGF, encoded by the coding sequence ATGAATAAAGAAACAATTGTATCTGCAACCATTGTACTTTTTAAAGAAGAAATATCTACTTTAAAAGAAACAGTAGCTTGTTTCTTAAAGACTTCAATAGAAAAGAAACTATTTTTAATTGATAATAATCCAACAAATAGATTAGAAAAAGAATTTAACCATTCCGATTTAGAATATATTTTTACTGGTAAAAATATTGGTTTTGGTGCCGCACATAATATCGTTTTAAATAAAATTAACTCACAATTTCATTTGATACTAAATCCAGATGTAGAATTTAATGCTACTGTAATCCCTTTATTAATTGATGAATTAGGTAAACAAAATAGCGTCTCTTTTATTACTCCAAAAATAATTTACCCTAACTATCAAATGCAGTATGTTTGCAGAAAACATCCTACAATTTTCGATTTAATAAATAGAAAAATTAAGATTTCTAAAAATCAAAATATTAAAAATCAATATAAAAACTTAGATTTAGAAAAAACTTTTTACCCTGAATTTATCCATGGCTGTTTTATGCTTTTTAAAACAGAAGAATTTAAAAATTTAAACGGATTTGATGAACGTTATTTTTTATATATGGAAGATGCAGATATCTGTAGAAGAATAGAAAAAAACAATAAAAAAATTCAATATTACCCAAAAGTTAAAGTAATACATCAACATCAACAAGGCTCTTCAAAAAACATAAAACTTTTTTTTAGACACATCTCTTCTGCAATAAAATATTTTTTAAAGTGGGGTTTTTAG
- a CDS encoding glycosyltransferase, with the protein MIHQKKIIVAPLNWGLGHASRCVPIINALLENNFTPIIASDGAALEFLQQEFPTLATLKLSSYKIKYGKNLKKNLFFQLPRIFRGIQKEKKIIQLYVDENPDVVGIISDNRFGVNNKKVTSVYITHQINILSGFVTFLTSKIHQKIINKFDECWIPDTSNSEFSGKLSISKKNLNQQFIGVLSRFKKQETQKNIDVLVLLSGPEPNRTYLEEKLISAFKNDKRNVVFVLGKVAKNQKKWTKNNCTFYNYALSKELQEFINSSEIVVCRSGYSSIIDLAVLEKKVFFIPTKNQPEQEYLAKYLEAQKKAPYCEEHLFTVKKLVEIEDYSGLKAVETKLNSNLFCLFHRKRKL; encoded by the coding sequence ATGATACATCAAAAAAAAATAATTGTTGCACCATTAAATTGGGGTTTGGGTCATGCTTCACGATGTGTGCCAATTATTAATGCATTATTAGAAAATAATTTTACCCCAATAATTGCTTCAGATGGTGCCGCTTTAGAGTTTTTACAACAAGAATTTCCAACGTTAGCCACATTAAAATTATCTTCTTATAAAATTAAATACGGTAAAAATTTAAAGAAGAATTTATTTTTTCAGCTTCCAAGAATTTTTAGAGGAATACAAAAAGAAAAAAAAATAATTCAGCTTTATGTTGATGAAAATCCTGATGTTGTTGGTATTATTTCTGATAATCGTTTTGGAGTAAACAATAAAAAGGTTACTTCTGTATATATTACCCATCAAATTAATATTTTGTCTGGTTTTGTTACTTTTCTTACAAGTAAAATTCATCAAAAAATAATTAACAAGTTTGATGAATGTTGGATTCCAGATACCTCGAATTCAGAATTTTCAGGAAAATTATCAATTTCTAAAAAAAATCTCAATCAGCAATTTATTGGAGTTTTAAGCCGATTTAAAAAACAGGAAACTCAAAAAAACATCGATGTTTTGGTTTTGCTTTCTGGTCCAGAGCCCAACAGAACTTATTTAGAAGAAAAATTAATTTCTGCATTTAAAAACGATAAAAGAAACGTAGTTTTTGTTTTAGGAAAAGTAGCCAAAAATCAAAAAAAATGGACAAAGAACAATTGTACTTTTTATAATTATGCGCTTTCAAAAGAACTTCAAGAATTTATAAATTCTAGCGAAATCGTGGTTTGTAGGTCTGGTTATTCTTCGATTATAGATTTGGCAGTTTTAGAAAAAAAAGTGTTTTTTATTCCGACTAAAAACCAACCCGAACAAGAGTATTTGGCAAAATATTTAGAAGCACAAAAAAAAGCGCCTTATTGTGAAGAGCATCTATTTACAGTAAAAAAACTAGTTGAAATAGAAGATTATAGCGGATTAAAGGCAGTAGAAACAAAATTAAATTCGAACTTATTTTGCCTTTTCCATCGTAAAAGAAAACTCTGA